Proteins encoded within one genomic window of Triticum aestivum cultivar Chinese Spring chromosome 2D, IWGSC CS RefSeq v2.1, whole genome shotgun sequence:
- the LOC123050772 gene encoding uncharacterized protein isoform X2: MDAVVLGDVDDLDFDLGFMDGFEFDLLDMDLTEFCHGDGECLLPAVADKDGGLGLDLGSDDGGEGGRESSPDSVVTDDGAPPLSLEPSGDRDDGEMSAYVGDLERFLMESEDDAEAGGPFAAKGLAANDHLFDDLAVADGGYVQPSTAAEEFAAADYFLGDLDDGYAEPATPGKDLVLDDYFFGDLVSYDYLYDPAVGSDGCVEPAAVASVDDAASSATEEEDAGEYYDDDEATSRKRARGRAALRCHAKQSSGKRR; this comes from the exons ATGGACGCCGTCGTGTTGGGTGACGTTGATGATCTCGACTTCGACTTGGGTTTTATGGACGGGTTCGAGTTCGACCTGCTGGACATGGACCTCACCGAGTTCTGCCACGGCGACGGCGAGTGCTTGCTGCCTGCCGTGGCCGATAAGGATGGCGGTTTGGGTTTGGATTTAGGTTCTGATGACGGTGGCGAAGGGGGGAGGGAGAGCTCGCCGGACTCCGTGGTGACGGACGACGGCGCGCCGCCTCTGTCGTTAGAGCCGTCTGGGGATCGCGACGATGGCGAGATGTCGGCCTACGTGGGCGACCTGGAGAGGTTCCTCATGGAGAGCGAGGATGACGCGGAGGCCGGCGGGCCGTTCGCGGCCAAGGGGCTTGCCGCCAACGACCACTTGTTCGACGATCTCGCTGTTGCGGACGGCGGTTACGTCCAGCCGTCGACTGCAGCGGAGGAGTTTGCCGCCGCGGACTACTTCTTGGGTGATCTCGACGACGGTTACGCTGAGCCGGCGACTCCAGGGAAGGATCTCGTCCTCGACGACTACTTCTTCGGCGATCTCGTCTCGTACGACTACTTATACGATCCTGCTGTTGGGAGCGATGGCTGCGTCGAGCCCGCGGCCGTTGCCAGCGTGGACGATGCTGCATCAtcggcgacggaggaggaggatgCTGGCGAGTACTACGACGACGACGAAGCGACCTCGAGGAAGCGCGCAAG AGGAAGGGCGGCGCTGCGGTGCCACGCGAAGCAGAGCTCCGGGAAACGCCGGTGA
- the LOC123050772 gene encoding uncharacterized protein isoform X1 — translation MDAVVLGDVDDLDFDLGFMDGFEFDLLDMDLTEFCHGDGECLLPAVADKDGGLGLDLGSDDGGEGGRESSPDSVVTDDGAPPLSLEPSGDRDDGEMSAYVGDLERFLMESEDDAEAGGPFAAKGLAANDHLFDDLAVADGGYVQPSTAAEEFAAADYFLGDLDDGYAEPATPGKDLVLDDYFFGDLVSYDYLYDPAVGSDGCVEPAAVASVDDAASSATEEEDAGEYYDDDEATSRKRARQRKGGAAVPREAELRETPVMHAIWSISTGNGCRPLGHHWLHPCTTVCLLA, via the exons ATGGACGCCGTCGTGTTGGGTGACGTTGATGATCTCGACTTCGACTTGGGTTTTATGGACGGGTTCGAGTTCGACCTGCTGGACATGGACCTCACCGAGTTCTGCCACGGCGACGGCGAGTGCTTGCTGCCTGCCGTGGCCGATAAGGATGGCGGTTTGGGTTTGGATTTAGGTTCTGATGACGGTGGCGAAGGGGGGAGGGAGAGCTCGCCGGACTCCGTGGTGACGGACGACGGCGCGCCGCCTCTGTCGTTAGAGCCGTCTGGGGATCGCGACGATGGCGAGATGTCGGCCTACGTGGGCGACCTGGAGAGGTTCCTCATGGAGAGCGAGGATGACGCGGAGGCCGGCGGGCCGTTCGCGGCCAAGGGGCTTGCCGCCAACGACCACTTGTTCGACGATCTCGCTGTTGCGGACGGCGGTTACGTCCAGCCGTCGACTGCAGCGGAGGAGTTTGCCGCCGCGGACTACTTCTTGGGTGATCTCGACGACGGTTACGCTGAGCCGGCGACTCCAGGGAAGGATCTCGTCCTCGACGACTACTTCTTCGGCGATCTCGTCTCGTACGACTACTTATACGATCCTGCTGTTGGGAGCGATGGCTGCGTCGAGCCCGCGGCCGTTGCCAGCGTGGACGATGCTGCATCAtcggcgacggaggaggaggatgCTGGCGAGTACTACGACGACGACGAAGCGACCTCGAGGAAGCGCGCAAG GCAGAGGAAGGGCGGCGCTGCGGTGCCACGCGAAGCAGAGCTCCGGGAAACGCCGGTGATGCATGCCATCTGGTCGATCTCGACTGGAAACGGGTGCCGCCCCCTTGGTCACCATTGGCTGCATCCCTGCACCACAGTGTGCCTGTTGGCCTGA